The DNA region TCGCAAATgtatttgcccacgggcatgAACTCAGGGTCACTTCAGGCTATCAGGAAACAGTTTGACGATAGCCAGCACGAGATGGTTAATATGTTATCTCGACAAATGGGAGAGATCTTTAATCTCTTGATCCAGAACACGAATGCAAATAACCAAGAGTTAGCCCATCAGATGGGGCGTCTGGCAACAGTGTTAGGAGCACAAAACGAGATAGCACCTCTGCTGAGGATTGAACCAATTCCACCGGTCGCAATCCCAGCTCGCGGGCCCGTACAACCCTACCAACACGTAGGACAAAACCCATTATTCGAAGAAAATGAAGGGGGACAACCAAGGCCGCAGAACGTATACATGGTAAATAGGAATGAGCATGCCGATGGAGTGTTGGAAAGAATTCAACACCAAaatgctggggggcaacaaaacgTTGCTGCTGTTGTCGAACAATTGCTAAATCAGCATGGTTTTAATGTGGATTttgcgaatagaccccattttgtttCAGCCTTCACTGAAGAAGTTCTCGAAGCGGAACTCCCTCGAGGCTGGAAAGTCCTAAAGTTCACTAAGCTCTCTGGGGACTCATGGGAGTCTACTGTGGAACACGTGGCGAGATACCAGATTGAGGCTGGAGACCTGGCCATTaacgaaaatttgaaaatgaagtattTTCCAAGTTCTTTGACTAAGAACGTGTTTACATGGTTCACAACCCttgctcctaggtcagtccacacTTGGACACAATTGGAAAGGATTTTCCAGGAGTAGTTCTTTAGAGGGGAGTGCAAAGTGAGTCTAAAGGATTTGGCTAGCGTCAAAAGAAAGAATGCTGAATCCATTGATGACTACCTGAATAGATTCAGGATGTTGAAATCTCGATGCTTTACTCACGTCCCAGAACATGTACTGGTTGTTTTGGCCGCAGGTGGTTTAGAGTATTCGATTAGGAAGAAACTCGACACGCgttatattcgagatatgtctcagCTCGCTGATAGAGTAAGGTATGTCGAATTACTCAAAGCGGAAAAGAACGACGAGAAAGCTAAGACAACTCACAAGTGGCCTAAAAAAGAGAAAGTGGCCTACATAAATACAGAGTTGGTGTGTCCAACTCAGTACGCATACCACGAGGTCACCCCCGAAGTCGACATTAATGACATAAATCTGGCTGAGCTccagtgtaacaccccatttttcgttattaggttatttactattttattttatttattattaagctatatggtaatttgatgaattatgtgattataatttaaatctcatgtgatatagaataagatttagataaataaggttgttaggtttttgtgtgagtaattgagagtggggcccattagtatgactatttaagggatacgagtgaattagaaagagagaaatcagaatttgagaattggagaagttagcagaggagaagaaaagaagcgtgaaagagagaaggggagaaaagagaagaaaaacctagaatttgatcttcaagaggtaagggtttgaatttaccttgtataattgtagaataacagaggttgagtttaacatgaaggaacccccatcttctttgaaaattcagaactgagagactgtgttgagtgttaacatgtggtgagcaaaattgattttgagcgaaattgaggttctggggaaaattgggttatattctgttctgcccgcagataccctaacagtctgtgttgtagagtgcataactctctctacagaattctaaattgagtgaaaccaattttgtatgaaagctaactcatagggctatgttgggtaatattttcataatttttcgattgctggttcaataccagaatcatttgcaagttcattctgtttctacccgcagacaccctagcagcctgtgttgtagagagcataactctctctaaagaattccgaattgcgtgaaattaattttgtatgaaagataactcatagggttatattgggtaatattttcataattttgggATTgttggttcaataccagaattatctgcaagttcactctgtttctgctcgcagacaccctaacagcatgtgctgtagagagcataactctctctacagaattccaaattgggtgaaaccaattttatatgaaagctaacgtataaggatatgtttggtaaaattttcataatttttggactgctcatttagtaccatAATTATAttcaagtttgctatgtttctgcttatttctgggattgattctgaaactgattctggTAATTGAtgtgagacatttgatgattttgtgttgctagtatgttggtggaatagtgaatgatttaataattatattgaagtgttattttgtgcaaattttggtgtgatttccatTATGAAATTTGGTgataaaatatgttatatatttgaggctggagtggtctcaatttgcatgttttaatttatgagttttttgaaggtgcgaaaaacactagaaagggggggggggggtttgaatagagtttttgtatctcGGGTAAACTTTTGGccattttcaaaactcaaagataaaaactaagtgctgaatgataggaagtaaagcacacgagtattttatcctggttcacttgagataaaagctcaagctaatccagtccacctgtgaaggtgatttcttccttcttctgatgaaggcaatccactaaaatcaatgagtgttacaactgcactttgcaacctgctaagtgactaacagtacactgattttctcactagtatcctcttaagaagctgatctaccgatcctcttaagactagctaaatactgaatcagccttgattcagtcctctcaagatccgaccaaccttggtctcttgatgaactttacaatatgatgtaaaaggtttcgggtttacaatgagtgcttctaacaagcgaatagtaaactcagatgtttaagaacagtgaagaaataatgctaagagaatggtttgtatatgttgaatattttcagcacggTTTCTtcgcctctttcttcttccttcagcctttatatactccaaggcttgtgatgtagccgttgctagggttttatccgttggagtggcaattctgtaatatcagactgctaggctgtacaaggtaggtggcggacagactgagacttgtacgacgttgtactgtgatagcgacctgtcctttcaccagttgacttgagatgaaggagcttcagatgaacgttgatgaagcttctgatcatcgtcagattgaagcttggattcttctgaccttgcaacttctgctactgaacgagttcctcagaacttctgatcgtcagagctagaatagcttgggccttcagaaccaacttcttgtaaatcttcagaacttgagtcttctgcttctggaccgttccactggaacatctggtcttcagaacttctgacttgagttcttcagatcttcttgagagcttccatcttcagagcttctgaggtatttgccactgttcagaacgaacatggtaggttaatgagctctctttttagtagcccttggttcttcttcttctgaacgaataggcttgggtcagattcagaacctgtttgtcacaacttaaaaagacaaacgttagggtaccacaattgttcatcatcacaaaccttaattgtaatcatcaaaacatagagatgcaaccactgatcaaaccatgatcttacaatctccccctttttgatgatgacaaaacaagtattttgatgaacaatttttacacaataaactgaatacacaggaaaggaaggatcagagattaaacttatccttgtgtaacggtttgcaatgctctttctgaatctgagtTAACACCGGATTCTGAgcaagggtctccccctgactccccctgaatctatgacttgatgaatttgtgaagaatctagattcggagtctggttatgtgatcagaatttacgcttgaatggatgtatactcatcagaagtgatggttcagaacttagcgtatatcacataataacatagagttgtctagatataattggaataagacgtcagaagcaagattagttcaaaatgtattccttatctgagacgcttgacaatatctatgtgctataagtattgatacttgttctcctctactggttttatgtaatataaaaatttatcaaaaaccaatttacgtactcccccttttttgtcataatcaaaaagattGAAAAACgcaaacaacaataacaataacagagaagtgatgcaaataagataggttattattattgaatggagaagaagtacaagggatcgagaggaaggaagaagactaAGCCTAGATAAACaggaaagctcgagaattcttcatggagagaagttgaaggtggagaggacgaatgtccttatcaattgaggctaactgagtagccaggTCCTCCTTGAGGgcaacattctcctggacagcctctTGATCCGCTTCATGGTGATCTTCCTcgtattccagaagcatgcaaatgccctggagctgaGCTTCGATGTCCTCCTGGCGATTGGTCAGGCAGAGAAGATCATTCAGAACTTCTttaaggttctgaagacagtgagtctaatgagaagtgagccaacaggtcagaagatgctcaatcttctcaagagcttgagagatctgagaggaagagagatttggaaagacttggtcaaatgccaaagtcttgagttcagaaattaagtcgacagaagtcattcttgaacaaggagaaatgaaacagagagatgaggaagtgaattgcgttgtgatggagaagaaggattgcggagattataaggagaaaaggtaacagaaaatcatgcataaaacttatcaaatcataaagacatgtgagttactaaatggacggtgcattgaatcagataagAATAATTAGGCATAGTCAGCATAAAATAAAtgcagtcataacaattaaatgtatgcatgatagagATGAGGGATTCAAGGCTTGGAGGTGGAAGGAAGATTGTCCATAAGATACTTCATGAtggcttccattttgcttgaggactctgcaatctgcttgctttgctcagtctgaacttgtccttgtttctcaaccatctgaaacaatctCTGCTGATCATTCTAAATTCTGTCAATTCGagcagcaagaacttcaacttctggagctggatcaGATGTAGGAACTTCTAGAGCTGGATCCGAtgtaggaacttctggagccTGAACATGAAGAGCATCTTCAGCCTCTGATGACATTGCAATGTCGacttgaattggcccttgcTGCTGAACTTCATCAACacctgcatcttccagaatgactataccATCAGTGctgtcttcttcttcctctgctgagAGCATCAcaacatcttctgaggtacattcggagacaacacatggtctttcagccatTGCTTTTCTCAAAGATTCACAAACCTTGTgtagcactctctgcctctgctcataggccctttcggatgcatcatgaactcttagtcttttctccctgctaagttgcttctgaagttcatgacctttgccttctgaccatttCTCAAATGCAGACCATAGACTATCAACAAGGGAAGCATCAAGCTGATCATCAGTTAACTGATACAGCCAGTTCACCCTTCTGATTGCTTCtgcagaaaactcctgaatgagttgaggaagACTCTGAGGGAGGAAGGAGGTGGCTAGGGTATGAAcaggttgaggagttctggcagcattggagctcgaAGCATTTGATTCTTCCATGTGCTCAGAAGGAATGGAATCAATCTCATGACCCTTCTCgacgcctgagtgatctgattcatccatatgctcagcttcagagatagtaTCTGGCCATTTccttgaggtgacagtcttctcaggtgaagtgaaactcagatcctgtgagttgactgttGAGTAGTTAGACAAGGATACATAGGAGGTCTCAGCAGCGtctggaatccgatcttcaaaattggaagcaatttgttgaaggggcttcacattgaaaggcggctcaaggatctggacatcatcatcttccttctctttctcagcagggatctcaccagttcgggttatgagaaaggtgtgtggagtggatgcaggcttgggagAGAATTGTTGAACTAAGTTTTTTAGAGTTGCCTCACTTTGAATaatgccttgaatgaaggaattgaaaggaggtattGGTTCAGTTGAAATGGATGTGGTTGAAGTGTAAATTGGAGTGGAagggatggctgtggtagctgtttggatggatGAAGTAGGAACTTGAGGTGcagcttgtgtttgaggttgtgtttcaggttgagtgggtgctgtttgggttaaggtaggcatggaagtagatataggcaggggttgttcaggtataactactaaagcagaatcggaattaatgctttcagtaattaccttactggggcttctgatgggtgaggttctggtgagacttgcagcccttgctggatcagaagtgcgtttagatcttctttctctctgtACTTCTGAAGTTGGTTCAGATGCTTGTTCTGCAACTGTCTTTTTCTGTTGAAGGGGACCTTTCAGaggcagctttcttcttcttaccaagtggacctcatcagaatctgtggattcttcagcatctgaagagtctcttataccctgaatcacattctggatgatctcatggtcatcctgctcatcttcctcttcctcaagaataatTTTGCGTCTCTTGGCCAGAGgcctgtcttcatcttcagtctcctcacttaaggaatcttcccatgtgtcttctgagctttcagaatcagacatttgttgttgttgagttgaggttctcttcagagaCCTTTCAGaagatggttccctgatgatcacattcttggaagcagccttcttctttgcaggttcctctatcagaattcctttgcccttaggatctgagggcttgctgcttgttgctctcctggatttcctggtagccagattaggaggactttcaggaagagtgttaacaaattctgtaagggtgataggatctccttgtcttctgagcatccttacatattccagaatgcatgctggattgtccttcttggaccaaatggggaagtcatcaatggggtaattcctccgacgaacttcatcagaagtgtcttctttgggagcaactttgatcttctcaatgatctgcattttcttcaactttgtgccattgagGGTATCACCAACTGTcgtggccagatcttcgtgaagttcaagatctgatagagtcttaacaagcttgttttggacgaagatgtctgacagtagccttccatacggaatgtaggagatgaatctcttgttctcagaaccagttgtggtccttgatttctcaacacactccttcagataattgaaaagaaggaatgacagacatataagctcaccagttgaaatgtagtacatgattaccttctgagttgcattcaggtaatcagttcctccagttctagggtgaatgcagtgcatgaagatcttttgccaaatcttcatctcagacttcaagtccttaaagctgtacttggttttctcgtaagaccagttatcatagagcgccttgttgacaacggtcctcattccagcaacatttgcttcaacattcttgatcctttttccctcctggaacttcatacccagcagctttgcaatagattcttcagagatcacaattttcttgcccagtacgtgggagacgacgtagtagtcattgcaaactgcattcttccagaactcgacaaccaatttgtgatatattggaccaacgagcctgttgaaatacccagaccatccttgcaactcgacttggttcctgatatcaaacccatgttgagcaagattatcaaaatcaactcttgcttcgcagcacacattcagttcttccactttctttgcacacgtgactacatttggtgcattcagaatcttctgagcttcctcgaatctttgcttctcctgatctttggcagtttgtgtggtagaagcagaaacattcgccttaggtttcctcgatttgcccatgattttcagaggatgaggttttagggttcagagagaaaggggaaatgttggagggagaagtatgaatgaatgcaatgcacacgggtagtttcaaaaccgtaagtgtaagtgagtgggagatcgtgtgtgacagtgcatatagtgggtttaatggtaaccgttgacagtttttctaagaaattaaaggcaaaatcaacggttataaagtatatagtctaaaaatagcatagtagaggagagtagacatcatcattatagcagatataccacgcgacacaaggaactatgtcacaaatgaagtgacacgtgtattgttgtctaccacagaagtttaaccattgggttaagtgcttctgatcgagtaacttctgaaagaggtaacatctgatgacttcagaggtaccatggtcagaagttctgaagaaaaccttactctggacaaaaatccatgttcaggttttcaagaataaataaaaacctatcttctgctaagggcttagtgaaaatatctgcccactgatggtcagtatcaacatactctagtgatagagtgcccttctgaacatgatcacgaatataatgatattttacctctatatgctttgctcttgagtgtagaatggggttcttgctgagtgagatagcagctgtgttgtcgcAATAAATaggaatcttcttcagagacaacccataatcttctagatgattcttcatccatatggtttgtgtacagcatgtggcagctaagacatattctgcttcagcagttgatagagcaattgtgttctgtcttttgcttgaccacgtgacaagattagatccaaggaaatggcagcttccagaagtgcttttcctttccactctatctccagcaaagtcagcatcacaaaaacctgaaagtgtatactctgatgtttttctatacatcaagccaaggttagtggttcctttcagatatttgaggatcctcttaacagcagttaagtgagtctctctaggatctgattggaatctagcacagagatgcacactaaacaatatatcaggtctagatgcagttaagtaaagaagagagcctatcattccacgatagagcttctgacaaaccttagaggaaacttcctctttctcaagaatgcatgttggatgcattggagtctttgagatgttgcaatcactcatgttgaacttcttcagaagttccagggtgtatttcttctgatggatataggtgactcctggtctttgatctatttgaattcccaggaagtatttaagttctcccatcatgctcatttcaaattcagcctgcattaacttagaaaattccttgcacaaggagggattagcagaaccaaaaatgatatcatcaacataaatctgaactataagaatgtcattcttataggttctgcagaagagagtattgtcacctttaccccttacaaactcattctgtagaagaaaggagctgagcctttcgtaccacgctctgggagcttgtttcaatccatagagtgacttcttaagcttgtagacatgctctgggtgtttgtcatcttcaaatccaggaggttgcttgacatacacttcttctgaaatgtagccattgaggaaggcactcttgacgtccatctggtgaagaa from Lotus japonicus ecotype B-129 chromosome 2, LjGifu_v1.2 includes:
- the LOC130736728 gene encoding uncharacterized protein LOC130736728: MMNLGNRVSPPGFATGQSSQMYLPTGMNSGSLQAIRKQFDDSQHEMVNMLSRQMGEIFNLLIQNTNANNQELAHQMGRLATVLGAQNEIAPLLRIEPIPPVAIPARGPVQPYQHVGQNPLFEENEGGQPRPQNVYMVNRNEHADGVLERIQHQNAGGQQNVAAVVEQLLNQHGFNVDFANRPHFVSAFTEEVLEAELPRGWKVLKFTKLSGDSWESTVEHVARYQIEAGDLAINENLKMKYFPSSLTKNVFTWFTTLAPRSVHTWTQLERIFQE